A genomic segment from Takifugu rubripes chromosome 20, fTakRub1.2, whole genome shotgun sequence encodes:
- the LOC105417898 gene encoding ICOS ligand-like, translating into MDFPFSILKRETFFKLLCVLFAQRWPQQAVALWRTGLLLSFLHICTCLEEECVLGVVGRPVSLPCFYPQLLTFKNFSIEWRKDDKVVLRSVFENGRNIEELSADGGTLSSNATEAGDFSLELPAVDPAEDKRNYGLFLISEANQSDALCTVCLRIAASFSRPLVRREEAADRGNDTSFYCHSAGGFPEPRVHWLINHTAEPPEGSVRTVAALLPDSYLYNITSYLKVNISKALSVSCGVENALLNETFTSTSYGTPPSKVAGRAAEAMWIFSTGLCAVVGVMVAVGVGYQIHLDRVSKRKKLEFQYQQNKRGYKRSRLTDDAESIVETEVTMVESKESNV; encoded by the exons ATGGACTTTCCGTTTTCCATCTTGAAAAGGGAAACTTTCTTCAAACTTCTTTGCGTTTTGTTTGCGCAGCGGTGGCCTCAGCAGGCGGTGGCGCTGTGGCGCACAGGGCTGCTGCTCAGTTTCCTCCACATCTGCACTTGTCTGG aagaagaatGTGTCCTTGGTGTAGTGGGACGCCCTGTCTCACTGCCCTGCTTTTACCCTCAACTCCTGACCTTCAAGAATTTCTCCATCGAGTGGAGAAAAGACGACAAAGTGGTGCTCAGATCGGTGTTCGAAAACGGCCGCAACATCGAAGAGCTGAGTGCTGACGGCGGCACGCTGTCCTCAAACGCTACGGAGGCTGGAGACTTCTCTCTGGAGCTGCCAGCAGTCGACCCGGCAGAGGATAAAAGGAATTATGGGCTGTTCCTCATCTCGGAAGCGAATCAAAGTGATGCGCTGTGCACGGTGTGTCTCAGGATAGCAG CCAGCTTCAGCAGGCCGttggtgaggagggaggaggcagccGATCGGGGCAACGACACCAGCTTCTACTGTCACTCCGCGGGCGGCTTTCCTGAACCTCGGGTCCACTGGCTCATCAACCACACCGCCGAGCCCCCCGAAGGCTCGGTGAGAACGGTGGCGGCGCTGCTCCCAGACTCCTACCTGTACAACATCACCAGCTACCTGAAGGTCAACATTTCCAAAGCGTTAAGCGTATCGTGCGGCGTAGAGAACGCACTCCTCAACGAAaccttcacctccaccagct ATGGAACGCCGCCCAGTAAGGTGGCAGGTCGAGCAGCGGAGGCCATGTGGATCTTCAGCACGGGTCTCTGCGCCGTGGTCGGGGTCATGGTGGCTGTTGGAGTGGGTTATCAGATTCACCTGGACCGGGTCAGTAAGAGGAAGAAGCTCGAGTTCCAATAccagcaaaataaaagag GTTACAAAAGAAGCCGATTAACGGATGATGCCGAGAGCATAGTGGAGACCGAGGTCACGATGGTGGAGTCGAAGGAGAGCAACGTGTAA
- the gtpbp6 gene encoding putative GTP-binding protein 6 isoform X1 produces MAALRTIQRWLPVLQRSCTAICPLHRPTTARFLPVRPFVLSAARGRNTDEVSKGRYTASTEEEEEEEDFIDDSEVEELFQQQDIAEVGQGQHRLFIVHPDVKWGSRKQHLTTAELMLAEAVGLVNTLDNWTVVDSIILSTKTPEKKRIFGKGNFQSLTEKIRQTAGITAVFVNVERLSPLSVKELKEAWGVNVFDRYSVVLHIFRCNAQTKEAKLQISLAEIPLLRSRLRNDVANLDQQGGRSKYIGGSGETLLEVQQRLLRERELKIRSALEKLRRKRHLLRSQRKHKEFPVVSVLGYTNCGKTTLIKSLTGDSGLQPKNQLFATLDVTVHAGQLPNHMTVLYVDTIGFLSQLPHQLIDSFSATLEDIKHSDLLVHVRDISHPETVNQKVNVLNVLKNLQIPERLLGSMIEVHNKIDLIDNYQFMDPHVLPISALDGRGLDELKMAVEAEIIASTGKHILDLRVDLSSPQLSWLYKEATVQDVEVDANDGSAIVKVVISTAAYGRYKKLFSVK; encoded by the exons ATGGCAGCACTGAGGACAATTCAGAGGTGGTTACCGGTCCTGCAACGGTCCTGCACCGCTATCTGCCCCCTCCATCGCCCCACAACAGCGCGTTTTCTGCCGGTCAGGCCGTTTGTCCTGTCTGCAGCGAGAGGGAGAAACACTGATGAGGTCAGCAAAGGCCGATACACAGCATctaccgaggaggaggaggaggaggaagattttATTGATGACAGCgaggtggaggagctgtttCAGCAGCAAGACATTGCAGAAGTTGGACAGGGTCAACACAGGCTGTTCATCGTCCACCCTGACGTCAAGtggggaagcaggaagcagcacctGACCACAG CTGAGCTGATGTTGGCTGAGGCTGTGGGACTTGTGAACACTTTGGACAACTGGACAGTGGTGGACAGCATTATCCTTTCCACCAAGACGCCGGAGAAGAAGAGGATATTTGGCAAAGGCAACTTTCAGTCTCTTACAG AGAAAATTCGGCAAACGGCAGGAATCACAGCTGTGTTTGTCAACGTCGAGCGCCTGTCTCCTTTGTCCGTG aaggagctgaaggaagccTGGGGGGTCAATGTTTTTGACAGATACTCGGTGGTCCTCCACATTTTCCGCTGCAATGCACAAACTAAAGAGGCCAAACTACAGATTTCTCTTGCAGAGATCCCCTTGTTAAG ATCGCGCCTGAGAAATGACGTTGCCAACTTGGATCAGCAAGGTGGACGATCAAAATATATCGGAGGTTCAG GGGAGACCCTGCTGGAGGTCCAACAGAGATTGCTGAGGGAACGTGAGCTCAAGATTCGATCAGCACTTGAAAAACTGCGCAGAAAGCGGCACCTTCTTCGATCTCAGCGCAAACATAAGGAGTTTCCTGTCGTCTCTGTGTTGGGGTATACCAACTGTG GAAAAACAACTCTGATTAAATCACTGACTGGTGACAGTGGTCTTCAACCCAAAAACCAACTTTTCGCCACCCTGGATGTCACGGTCCATGCAGGCCAGTTGCCTAATCACATGACGGTTCTGTATGTGGACACCATAGGTTTCTTGTCCCAGTTGCCTCACCAGCTCATTGATTCCTTCTCTGCCACTCTGGAAGACATCAAACATTCG GATTTGCTGGTTCACGTCAGAGACATCAGTCATCCAGAGACGGTGAATCAGAAGGTCAACGTACTGAATGTTCTCAAGAATCTACAAATCCCCGAGAGGCTGTTGGGCTCCATGATAGAAGTCCACAATAAAATCGATCTCATTGACAA TTATCAGTTTATGGACCCTCACGTGCTGCCCATATCTGCCTTGGATGGACGCGGCCTGGATGAGCTGAAGATGGCGGTGGAAGCAGAGATCATCGCCTCGACAGGGAAACACATTTTAGACCTCAGAGTTGATCTCAGCAGTCCCCAGTTGAG TTGGCTGTACAAGGAGGCTACTGTTCAGGACGTGGAGGTGGATGCAAATGACGGCTCTGCTATCGTCAAGGTCGTCATCAGCACTGCTGCTTACGGACGCTACAAGAAGCTGTTTTCAGTAAAGTAG
- the gtpbp6 gene encoding putative GTP-binding protein 6 isoform X2, with amino-acid sequence MAALRTIQRWLPVLQRSCTAICPLHRPTTARFLPVRPFVLSAARGRNTDEVSKGRYTASTEEEEEEEDFIDDSEVEELFQQQDIAEVGQGQHRLFIVHPDVKWGSRKQHLTTAELMLAEAVGLVNTLDNWTVVDSIILSTKTPEKKRIFGKGNFQSLTEKIRQTAGITAVFVNVERLSPLSVELKEAWGVNVFDRYSVVLHIFRCNAQTKEAKLQISLAEIPLLRSRLRNDVANLDQQGGRSKYIGGSGETLLEVQQRLLRERELKIRSALEKLRRKRHLLRSQRKHKEFPVVSVLGYTNCGKTTLIKSLTGDSGLQPKNQLFATLDVTVHAGQLPNHMTVLYVDTIGFLSQLPHQLIDSFSATLEDIKHSDLLVHVRDISHPETVNQKVNVLNVLKNLQIPERLLGSMIEVHNKIDLIDNYQFMDPHVLPISALDGRGLDELKMAVEAEIIASTGKHILDLRVDLSSPQLSWLYKEATVQDVEVDANDGSAIVKVVISTAAYGRYKKLFSVK; translated from the exons ATGGCAGCACTGAGGACAATTCAGAGGTGGTTACCGGTCCTGCAACGGTCCTGCACCGCTATCTGCCCCCTCCATCGCCCCACAACAGCGCGTTTTCTGCCGGTCAGGCCGTTTGTCCTGTCTGCAGCGAGAGGGAGAAACACTGATGAGGTCAGCAAAGGCCGATACACAGCATctaccgaggaggaggaggaggaggaagattttATTGATGACAGCgaggtggaggagctgtttCAGCAGCAAGACATTGCAGAAGTTGGACAGGGTCAACACAGGCTGTTCATCGTCCACCCTGACGTCAAGtggggaagcaggaagcagcacctGACCACAG CTGAGCTGATGTTGGCTGAGGCTGTGGGACTTGTGAACACTTTGGACAACTGGACAGTGGTGGACAGCATTATCCTTTCCACCAAGACGCCGGAGAAGAAGAGGATATTTGGCAAAGGCAACTTTCAGTCTCTTACAG AGAAAATTCGGCAAACGGCAGGAATCACAGCTGTGTTTGTCAACGTCGAGCGCCTGTCTCCTTTGTCCGTG gagctgaaggaagccTGGGGGGTCAATGTTTTTGACAGATACTCGGTGGTCCTCCACATTTTCCGCTGCAATGCACAAACTAAAGAGGCCAAACTACAGATTTCTCTTGCAGAGATCCCCTTGTTAAG ATCGCGCCTGAGAAATGACGTTGCCAACTTGGATCAGCAAGGTGGACGATCAAAATATATCGGAGGTTCAG GGGAGACCCTGCTGGAGGTCCAACAGAGATTGCTGAGGGAACGTGAGCTCAAGATTCGATCAGCACTTGAAAAACTGCGCAGAAAGCGGCACCTTCTTCGATCTCAGCGCAAACATAAGGAGTTTCCTGTCGTCTCTGTGTTGGGGTATACCAACTGTG GAAAAACAACTCTGATTAAATCACTGACTGGTGACAGTGGTCTTCAACCCAAAAACCAACTTTTCGCCACCCTGGATGTCACGGTCCATGCAGGCCAGTTGCCTAATCACATGACGGTTCTGTATGTGGACACCATAGGTTTCTTGTCCCAGTTGCCTCACCAGCTCATTGATTCCTTCTCTGCCACTCTGGAAGACATCAAACATTCG GATTTGCTGGTTCACGTCAGAGACATCAGTCATCCAGAGACGGTGAATCAGAAGGTCAACGTACTGAATGTTCTCAAGAATCTACAAATCCCCGAGAGGCTGTTGGGCTCCATGATAGAAGTCCACAATAAAATCGATCTCATTGACAA TTATCAGTTTATGGACCCTCACGTGCTGCCCATATCTGCCTTGGATGGACGCGGCCTGGATGAGCTGAAGATGGCGGTGGAAGCAGAGATCATCGCCTCGACAGGGAAACACATTTTAGACCTCAGAGTTGATCTCAGCAGTCCCCAGTTGAG TTGGCTGTACAAGGAGGCTACTGTTCAGGACGTGGAGGTGGATGCAAATGACGGCTCTGCTATCGTCAAGGTCGTCATCAGCACTGCTGCTTACGGACGCTACAAGAAGCTGTTTTCAGTAAAGTAG
- the nit2 gene encoding omega-amidase NIT2: protein MSSLAKVMSKFRLAVVQLQVSSVKADNLSRARTLVKEAAGQGSKMVLLPECFNSPYGTSFFSTYAEKMPGESTRVLSEVAKENEIYLVGGSIPEEEDGKLYNTCAVFGPDGEMILKHRKIHLFDIDVPGKIRFQESETLSPGDSLSVFETPFCKVGVGICYDIRFAELAQLYSRTGAQLLVYPGAFNMTTGPAHWELLQRARAVDNQVYVATASPARDESASYISWGHSTVVNPWGEVVSKAGPEEAIIYADIDLQYLAEIRKQIPITTQRRHDLYTVMSAQGGSSG, encoded by the exons atgtcttCTTTAGCCAAAGTCATGTCAA AATTCCGGCTCGCTgtggtccagctgcaggtgtcaAGCGTCAAAGCGGACAACCTGAGCAGAGCCCGGACTCTGGTGAAGGAAGCTGCGGGGCAAGGCAGCAAGATGGTTCTGCTCCCG GAATGTTTCAATTCTCCTTACGGAACCAGCTTCTTCTCTACATATGCCGAGAAGATGCCCGGAGAGTCGACTCGGGTGCTGTCAGAGGTTGCAAAGGAGAACGAGATTTATCTCGTCGGAG GATCGATCCCTGAAGAGGAGGACGGGAAGCTGTACAACACCTGTGCAGTGTTTGGGCCTGACGGAGAGATGATCCTTAAGCACAGGAAG ATTCACCTCTTCGACATCGACGTTCCGGGGAAAATCCGCTTCCAGGAGTCCGAGACTCTGAGCCCGGGCGACAGTTTGTCGGTGTTCGAAACCC CCTTCTGTAAAGTGGGTGTGGGGATTTGCTACGACATCAGATTTGCAGAACTGGCACAGCTCTACAGCAGGACAG GTGCTCAGCTGCTGGTCTACCCCGGAGCCTTCAACATGACGACCGGCCCGGCTCACTGGGAGCTACTGCAGAGGGCGAG GGCCGTCGATAACCAAGTATACGTGGCCACGGCGTCTCCTGCCAGAGATGAAAGTGCTTCCTACATCAGCTGGGGCCACAGCACGGTTGTTAACCCATG GGGTGAGGTCGTGTCGAAGGCTGGGCCAGAGGAGGCCATCATCTATGCTGACATTG ATCTGCAGTATTTAGCCGAAATTCGGAAGCAGATCCCGATTACAACGCAGCGCCGGCACGACCTCTACACGGTGATGTCAGCGCAGGGAGGATCGTCCGGCTGA
- the plcxd1.1 gene encoding PI-PLC X domain-containing protein 1, whose product MSSVCGWSEPSLGELPMESWMSHLPCALWDIPLSHLAIPGSHNAITYCLDMNDRSPVDLTQPDMLQKLDKYMKPLIRPFVYKWAITQEYSIKQQLDCGVRYCDLRIAHRPNDSSTDLYFYHGVYTTVTVECVLVEIREWLDAHPKEVVILSFSHFLGLSQELHALLITTIRKIFCSRLCPKTEVLTLRNLWSRGCSVIASYEHSIASCHGDLWPHIPYWWANKCKAETLIEAFEHRKKHDRPGGLFVTGINLTVDLKYICTHPSESLKDLVMSTYSMLLGWVKEQTPGSRVGSVNIIAGDFVTERQFAPTVVTLNEKLLKSSS is encoded by the exons ATGTCCTCTGTGTGCGGGTGGAGCGAACCGAGCCTGGGGGAGCTGCCCATGGAGAGCTGGATGTCTCACCTGCCCTGCGCTCTGTGGGACATTCCCCTGTCCCACCTGGCCATCCCAG GCAGCCACAACGCGATAACCTACTGCCTGGATATGAACGACAGATCTCCAGTCGATCTCACCCAACCAGACATGCTTCAAAAGCTGGACAAATACATGAAGCCCCTCATTCGTCCGTTTGTGTACAAGTGGGCCATAACCCAG GAGTATTCCATTAAGCAGCAGCTGGACTGCGGGGTCAGGTACTGTGACCTGAGGATCGCACACAGGCCCAATGACAGCTCCACTGATCTGTACTTCTACCACGGAGTCTACACCACCGTCACCGTGGAG TGCGTTCTCGTGGAGATACGAGAGTGGCTGGATGCTCATCCCAAGGAGGTGGTCATCCTCTCCTTCAGTCATTTCCTCGGCCTGAGCCAGGAGCTCCACGCACTGCTGATCACAACCATACGCAAGATATTCTGCTCCAGACTCTGTCCCAAAACG GAAGTGTTAACTCTTCGAAACCTGTGGTCCCGCGGCTGCTCGGTGATAGCCTCCTATGAACACAGCATTGCGAGTTGCCACGGCGATCTGTGGCCGCACATTCCGTACTGGTGGGCCAACAAATGCAAGGCTGAGACTCTGATCGAGGCCTTCGAACACAGAAAAAAGCACGACAGGCCGg gtgGTTTGTTTGTGACTGGAATTAACCTCACGGTCGACTTGAAGTACATCTGCACACACCCGTCCGAGTCCCTGAAGGACCTGGTGATGTCCACGTACTCCATGCTGCTGGGCTGGGTCAAGGAGCAGACCCCCGGATCTCGAGTGGGCTCCGTCAACATCATCGCCGGAGACTTTGTGACAGAGAGACAGTTTGCACCCACCGTGGTTACGCTGAATGAGAAACTACTCAAGAGCTCCTCTTAA
- the plcxd1.2 gene encoding PI-PLC X domain-containing protein 1 — MEVNGEDWMAALPEELWDVPLTHLAIPGSHDAMSYCLDINSPLVESESDSFRLLDRLCCCFTRPTIFKWATTQDKSIEEQLSVGIRFFDLRVAHKPKDSSSDLYFTHVIYTHLTVVEVLLCVATWLRSHPKEIVILACSHFEGMNERLHQSFIFSLKRMFGSKLCPKTESNLTLRHLWASGYQVILSYESQEALEYKELWPEIPYWWANKRTADGVMSYMDCKKHSGRPEGFFVCGLNLTADRCFITKNSKQSLRTLTFTNWKCLSEWLEEQNPGGGHESLNIIAGDFVGPLPLCSLVIALNLKLLRKNIVN, encoded by the exons ATGGAGGTGAACGGCGAAGACTGGATGGCAGCTTTACCCGAAGAGCTGTGGGACGTCCCGCTCACACATCTGGCTATACCCG GGAGCCATGATGCCATGAGTTACTGCCTGGACATTAACTCTCCTCTGGTGGAGTCAGAATCGGACTCTTTTCGGCTGCTGGAcagactctgctgctgctttaccaGACCCACCATTTTTAAATGGGCCACCACACAG GACAAAAGCATAGAGGAGCAGCTGTCCGTGGGGATTCGCTTCTTTGATCTCCGCGTCGCACACAAACCCAAGGACTCATCCAGTGACCTTTACTTCACACACGTCATATACACACATTTAACCGTTGTG GAAGTACTGCTGTGTGTTGCCACCTGGCTGAGGTCTCATCCAAAGGAGATTGTTATCCTTGCTTGTAGCCATTTTGAGGGAATGAATGAGAGGCTCCACCAGTCCTTTATTTTCTCCCTGAAGAGGATGTTTGGCTCAAAGCTCTGTCCTAAAACG GAGTCCAACCTGACGCTGCGGCACCTGTGGGCCTCTGGCTACCAGGTCATTTTGTCATACGAGTCCCAGGAGGCATTAGAATATAAGGAGCTCTGGCCTGAAATCCCATATTGGTGGGCCAACAAGCGCACGGCTGATGGAGTGATGAGTTACATGGACTGCAAGAAACACTCTGGACGACCAG AGGGCTTTTTCGTTTGCGGACTGAACCTGACGGCTGATAGGTGCTTCATCACCAAGAATTCGAAGCAGTCCCTGCGGACGCTGACCTTTACTAACTGGAAGTGTTTGAGCGagtggctggaggagcagaatccTGGAGGAGGCCATGAGAGCCTGAACATCATCGCAGGAGACTTTGTGggccctcttcctctttgttctcTGGTTATTGCACTCAACCTAAAACTTCTACGAAAGAATATCGTTAATTAA